GTCACCGTCCGTCGCTTGCACGACATCGGCAAGTCGGGCTGGTTCGTACTGATTTCCCTGATCCCGATCGTCAGCCTGTATCTGATCTACCTGCTCGCGCAGGACAGTCAGCCAGGCACCAACGAGTACGGCGCCAATCCGAAGGGCGCGTAACGATCCAAGAGAGCCGGCCGTAAGGCCGGCTTTCTTTTTGGCCTATCGCATTTGCGGCCCTACGATGACATCTGGTCGCCGCAATAGGTCAGCAATAACAGCCCGTTACCGAGCAATCTGCTGACGGGCCTTATGCATTGGCGCTAACATGCTGAGTTTGCAAGCGAGCGACTCGGCGTCCCAGGCATGCTCCATTTCTTATTCGGCGCCTTCGGGCTGTCCACCCTCTGGCTTGTTCCCCTGATCTGGCGTGTCGGCAGAAGTCTGCTGAAGCGGCGCACGTTGTCAGGCGGTGGTGAAGGGACGATCCGTTTCTGGCTTGGCGCACTGTTGGTGCTGTTAGCGAGCGCAACGCTCGAAGGCCTGCTGATCGATCAGTACACCGATGCTGCTGATGCCGGCGGCTCGATCTCCCGTGCCTTGTCACATGCCGTTGGCGGCCTGCTTGGAGGGTGGTTGAGCGTGCTGGCCATGCTGGCGGTGATCGCCATGGCCCTGCCGTGGTATCTCGGCGTGACATGGCCGGCGATGTTCAAGCGTGTTTCCGCGGGCGTCGATGTCATCGCTGCGCAGCTGCAGCGCGTGCTTGAGATGATCGCGTCTCAGACGGGGCAAGACGTTTACCGTCCGTCGTTCCAGCGGCGCGGTGCGACGCCCCGAACGCGGCGGCGCGCGCGCGCGCCGCGTGGCACCTGCCGCTACACGTCGAACCCAGGCCGCCCCCGTATCTGCCGTCGCACCAAAGCCCGTGCCAGCTGCGGAACCTTCGGAGTTGTCATCGCGTGCGCCGGTCTCGCGCGTTCGCTATGCCGCGCAGCAAGAGAAAGTGATTCGCGAACCCTGGCTCACGCCAAGGCATGGACGTGCAGCCCCGCTGGCAGCGAAAGTGCCGCTGACCCGCCCCGCCCCGGCGACGGCCGCGAGTCAGGTGGTCGCGAAAGCAAGCGTGCTCCCTGCCGTTGCTGCCACGGCGGTGGAAGCATCTCTCCACGTCGCGGCCCCGATGATGGCCCCGGTTCCGGTGGAATCGTTGCCGAACGTCGACGCTTCGCCAGTATCCATCGATGCTCAAGTCCCGGCGCCGTCCGAGCCGGAAACGGCGGACGAGCTGCAAGACGAGTCCTTCGACATGGATCTTCCCGCCGCGCGCGCGCCACTGGCGGTTACGCCCGTGGCGCCGGGCCGCCGTTGGGCAGCCAATGACGACGCGGCCGTCGGCACACCGACCAGCGTCGTCTCGCCGCAACCATCGGCTCCCGCGCGCCAACGTTCGACGGCCATGCTGCCCCCGCTCTCCCTACTGGCCGCGCCGCGCCAGGATTTCGCAGCCATCGATGACTTGCAGCTCGCTGAAACCGGCGAGCTGATCGAACAACGCCTGCGCGAGTTCAAGGTCCCGGTCACCGTCGTCGGTGCATCGGCCGGCCCGGTCATCACCCGCTTCGAGGTCGAGCCCGCCGTGGGCGTGCGCGGCAACCAGATCGTTGCGCTGATGAAGGATCTGGCGCGTGGTCTTGGACGGACGTCTATTCGCGTGGTCGAAACCATCCCTGGCAAGACCTGCATGGGCCTGGAGTTGCCCAACGAACAGCGCCAGATGATTGCGTTGTCCGAAATCCTCGACTCGCCCGCCTACCGCGATGCGGATTCGCTACTCACGCTCGCGATGGGCAAGGGCATCACCGGTGAACCGCTGGTGGCCGACCTGGCCAAGGCACCGCATATGCTCGTGGCCGGCACTACAGGTTCGGGCAAATCTGTCGCGGTGAACGCGATGATCTTGTCGATGCTCTACAAAGCCACGCCTGACGACGTGCGCATGATCATGATCGACCCCAAGATGCTCGAACTCTCGGTCTACGAGGGCATTCCGCATCTACTCGCTCCCGTGGTCACCGACATGAAGCTCGCCGCCAACGCGCTGGCCTGGTGCGTGGCTGAAATGGAGAACCGCTATCGCCTGATGTCCGACCTGCGCGTGCGCAACCTTGCGGGCTTCAACCAGAAGGTGCGGGAGGCGCGGGCGTCTGGACGTCCATTGATGAATCCGTTTCCCGCACATCCAGAAGTGCCGGAACTACTCGACACGTTACCGATGATCGTGGTGGTGATCGACGAGTTGGCCGACCTGATGATGGTCGCCGGCAAGAAGATCGAAGAACTCATCGCGCGCCTTGCACAGAAGGCACGCGCCTCAGGCATCCATCTCATTCTCGCCACACAGCGCCCATCGGTGGACGTGATCACCGGCCTCATCAAGGCGAACATCCCTACGCGCGTTGCTTTCCAGGTGTCTTCAAAGATCGACTCGCGCACCATCCTTGATCAGATGGGTGCAGAAAGCCTGCTTGGCCAGGGTGACATGCTGTTCCTCCCGCCAGGCACAGGTTATCCACAGCGCATCCACGGCGCCTTCGTTGCCGACGAGGAAGTGCATCGCATCGTCGCGCACCTAAAGCTTTACGGCGAACCCGATTACAAGGACGAGATTCTTGCGGGACCACCCAGCGAAGGATCGGGCGAACTGTTCACCGAGGACGGCGTCGATCCCGAACTCGATCCGCTCTATGACGAAGCCGCCGCTTTCGTGCTGCGCTCGCGCCGCGCTTCCATCTCCTTCGTGCAACGCCAGTTCCGCATCGGCTACAACCGCGCCGCGCGACTGGTGGAAGCGATGGAAGCGGCAGGGCTGGTGTCGTCGATGGGTATCAACGGCCAGCGCGAAGTGTTGGCACCGGGGCCGTCGGACTGATTGCTACGTGCAGTCGTCGTGATGCGTACACGTGCGCTGCTACAACTGGGTAGAGGATGCGTACTGCTTAAAGGAACGCGTCGAGTTCGGCACGTGTCGGCATACCGCCCTGCGCGCCAAGGCGTGTGACCGAAAGTGCAGCGGCAGCGCACGCCTTGCGCACGGCTTCGGGTAAACCTTCGTGCAGGAACACGGCAAGCGCCGCGTTGAATGTGTCGCCGGCGCCGGTGGTGTCGATCACGTCCACCTTGAAGCCGGATTGGTGGGTAGGTTCGCCGCCATCGCGGAACCACGCGCCTTCACTGCCGCGCGTGAGCACCACGGGCGCGGGTGCGCGTTGCATCAGCGAGCGGAAATCCTCGTCGCCGTCGGCACCCAGCAGGATGGCCAGTTCGTGCTGGTTGGGCGTGAGGTAGCGCGCGAGTTTCAGCCATTCCACCGGCAGCTTCTGCGCGGGTGCGGGGTTGAGGATCACCGGTTTGCCAAGGCGCTGGCCAAGGCGAAGCGTGGCTTCGACGGATTCCAGCGGGATCTCCATTTGCACGAGGATGGCGTCTGCGCTGGCCAGCGTGGATTGCGCGTGTTCGATCTGTGCGGGCGTCACGCGCGCATTGGCGGCGGGCACAACGATGATGTGGTTTTCGCCTTCGGCGACGGTGATCGAGGCGGTGCCGCTGCCGCAGTCGGCGATTCGGGCCACATGCTCCAGCGACACGCCTTCGCGAACCAGGCCGTCATGTAGCTGCGTGCCGAAGGCATCGTCGCCCACGGCACCAATCAGGGCGACGTCCGCGCCGAGACGCACGGCGGCTACAGCCTGGTTGGCGCCTTTGCCGCCATGCACGGTGAGGAAGCGCTCGCCGAGGATGGTTTCGCCCGGTGCAGCGAAGCGCGGCGCCAGCGTCACCAGGTCCATGTTGATACTGCCGACCACGACGACGCGCGCCATACCTACTCCATCCGAGCCTCAATGCGGGGATGAAGGAGGATACGGGATGGCGACCCCGCAAGATATCTCGCGGGGTTCAAAGGATCAGCGCCGTGATCGCTTCGCTCAACCGCCGCTGCTGCTCGCCGCCGCAGGCACCTTCTGCCCACGCTTTTCCTGCGCGCGCTCCATGGCTTGTTCGCGCATGGCTTTCCACTTGTCGCTCTGTTCCTGCGTCAGCACGCCGCCGATCTGGCTCTGCGTGTCCTGCATGATCGACTGTGCCTTGGCGCGACGGTCAGCCGGTTTCAGGCTGGCGTCACCCTGCATTGCCTGCAGTTGCTGGTCGCGCTGCTGCAGTAGCGGGCCGATCTTGGCCTGCTGATCCGGCGTGAGCTGGAGCTGTTTGGTCAGGTGCTGCAATTGCGACTGCGCGTCGAACTTGTGCATGTGCTGATTGCCGGCCGGCGCGGTCGACGGGGCGGCCTGCTGGGCAAAGGCCTGGCCTGACAGGGCGGCGACCAATGCAAAAGCGGCGAATGCGGGAAGGCGATTCATGGAGGCTCTC
This genomic window from Dyella terrae contains:
- the rbsK gene encoding ribokinase, whose protein sequence is MARVVVVGSINMDLVTLAPRFAAPGETILGERFLTVHGGKGANQAVAAVRLGADVALIGAVGDDAFGTQLHDGLVREGVSLEHVARIADCGSGTASITVAEGENHIIVVPAANARVTPAQIEHAQSTLASADAILVQMEIPLESVEATLRLGQRLGKPVILNPAPAQKLPVEWLKLARYLTPNQHELAILLGADGDEDFRSLMQRAPAPVVLTRGSEGAWFRDGGEPTHQSGFKVDVIDTTGAGDTFNAALAVFLHEGLPEAVRKACAAAALSVTRLGAQGGMPTRAELDAFL
- a CDS encoding DNA translocase FtsK 4TM domain-containing protein — protein: MLHFLFGAFGLSTLWLVPLIWRVGRSLLKRRTLSGGGEGTIRFWLGALLVLLASATLEGLLIDQYTDAADAGGSISRALSHAVGGLLGGWLSVLAMLAVIAMALPWYLGVTWPAMFKRVSAGVDVIAAQLQRVLEMIASQTGQDVYRPSFQRRGATPRTRRRARAPRGTCRYTSNPGRPRICRRTKARASCGTFGVVIACAGLARSLCRAARESDSRTLAHAKAWTCSPAGSESAADPPRPGDGRESGGRESKRAPCRCCHGGGSISPRRGPDDGPGSGGIVAERRRFASIHRCSSPGAVRAGNGGRAARRVLRHGSSRRARATGGYARGAGPPLGSQ